The Mugil cephalus isolate CIBA_MC_2020 chromosome 8, CIBA_Mcephalus_1.1, whole genome shotgun sequence genome segment aatgaatacgaaaaatatttatatgtttgtatttcttcAACTCTGCAGCTCAACTGAGCAGCATGACGATGGCCGCGAGTCAGGGCTCAATGCTCCACCTCCAGAGTAACATGCAGCACAGCCCTCTGGGAATCAGTATCATCAACACTCACAGTGGCAGTGTGAGTATTCACAGCCCCGCAagaagatatattttatttgttttaaggagctagtttaaaatgaaacattcctGCGTTCGTTTACCACAGATGTCTCCGTTCTCGATGAATGGCCTGCCCTCTCCTGGATACCAGTGCCCTACCTCAGTCTACCAGGCCACACCCCAGCAGGTGTACTCTCTAACCCAAACTGGACAACAGGTAATATGCTTTAAGCTGACGAAGAGCCTGAGGTTACCAGTGGAGAAATGGTAACTATGGGATGAGGTTGTGAAtattcccctctctctttctcctagTGTTCTGCTGGGGGGCTTTATAGCAATGTTTCTTTCAACAACCAAAGTCTTTTCACACAACCTCGCCTGGCTCCACAagagcaggagctgcagccCAAGTCTTTCCCCAAGCCAATCTACTCCTACAGGTCAGCACACATATGATTAAGTAAAAATATCCACCTGAATCTCCTCATTAATTTCCACCCAATTTGTACTGAATCGCATCCAATCTATGTTTTTGTTCCTCAGCTGTTTGATTGCCATGGCTCTGAAGAACAGCAAAACTGGCAGCCTTCCAGTCAGTGAGATCTATAGCTTTATGAAGGAACACTTTCCTTATTTTAAGGTACGGTAGCCCGTTCCCATTACAGACAAAGACTTGCATGTACATCAAGTGTGTGACTGACTATATTCAACCTGTTTGCGTGCAGACTGCGCCTGACGGATGGAAGAACTCAGTCAGGCACAATCTCTCCTTGAACAAATGCTTTGAGAAGGTGGAGAACAAGACAAGCAGCTCGTCCCGCAAGGGTTGTCTGTGGGCGCTGAACCCTGCCAAAATTGacaagatggaggaagagatgcAGAAGTGGAAACGCAAGGACCTCCCAGCCATTCGGCGCAGCATGGCTAACCCTGGTGAGAAATTCATTTTTGTCAAACGTGAAAAGTCTAAAGCTCATATTTTGTTGCGTAGTCTGACAGTCCGTCTTGCTTCCCACAGATgagctggacaaactgatcACAGACCGCCCGGAGAACTGCAGGCGAAAGGCTTTAGAGCCTGGCATGACCCGGCTGCCCAGCTGTCCAACCGGCCTCCCGCTGCAGGTCCCATcccagatgcagcagcagccaatAGTCACGCTGTCCCTGCCGTGTTTACCCAtgcaccagcaccaccagctTCAGGCCCAGCTCCAGGCTCAGGCCCGACTGGGGCCCATGTCCCCTGCACCGGCCCAGACGCCTCCCCTCCACACAGTCCCTGACCTTTCTCACAGTCCGCTCACCCAGCAGCCCGGCAAGCCCCCTGACGATTTCTACACCGTGCACGGAGACACGCACACGGAGGTGGACGCACTGGACCCTAGCATCATGGACTTTGCCCTTCAAGGTAAAATACATTGAGTAATTgtcagttttgttctttttttttttacaagataATTGCAGCGTTGTTGCTTAAATATACTAACACCAACTCTCTGCTCAGGTAATCTATGGGAAGAAATGAAGGACGACAGCTTTAACCTGGATGCTCTGGGCACCTTTAGTAACTCACCCCTACGACTATCAGACTGTGACTTGGGAAGTGTCAGCCTCCCTCCCGCCTCCAATGGAGCGAACCTGCCGCTGTCAGACGTGCAGGTGACGGGGCTGTACACCTCCTACACCTCCCAGGATCCCCTGTCTTCCCAGTACATGGGCGCCGCGGCCAACAGCAAGCCCATTGCCTTGCTTTAGAGCATTAAAACTGTTTTCTCCAACACGATCCATTCATTCGTCTGTGGATATCTGTGGATGCCACCTGAAGAAGTCTGATGTCTGGTTTCTTTTGTGCTACTAAAAGTGAAAGATTTGGGAACCGGGTCATTAAGAGCTAAAACTGCTGACAAATAAAGAGGCGGATGTAAGAGAAAGTGTGTAAGACTTCGAGAATCGAGCTTTGCCAAGCAAAGACTGAAAGACTCTGTTTGGAGAATGACATGTAAGTTAGCATCCAACAGTTTTTCCACTGCGTTTAAAGACTTTCCATAATGTAGCTCCCCATCTCTCATCTGTTGTATTGTGCTAGACATTAttgctgtgatgttttatttatatttataaaaggcAGCTGGAGAAAGTGATGACTCTATCAATCTTTTGCTGtatatatttgaatgtgtaaAATTCCTATTGCCACAAAAAAGCTTTCACTTGACAATATTTGCCCTTCTCCTTCTAAAATGTGTGCCAACACTTCGGGCGATCCGCATTTTTACATATTCTACGCGCTGTGATTAACATGTCTGAAGGTCACGTGTACTTGTATGTTCATTAACTTGATCATATTAAAAATCAAATGGGTAAACAAAAGCATCTTTACAGTTAAATATATCAAGTGACATTTATTGACAAACAGCCCTTGGTAAAATACAAGACACATGAAAGAGTTAATATACATTCAAACGAATGGCATTCGTGGTATTTTAGTCAGAGGTAAGGAGAATCAAGACGGTGCCTGACGGATCGCTTTGGCAATTAATGTCCACCCCTACACAAAACCTGAGTTTTAAGAATGGCTGCTTTATACCAGAGATCTACAGACTAAACCGAACTCTGAAGTATCGCATACAGTGTCACATTACATTCAAACCATGGGGTTCaaccacaaaacacaagaaTGAAAGTGGCAGTGAAAACTGAGTCTAAGTCAAGTCAATACAACAATAAGACAGAAGACAGATGGACTTCAACCTTTTCTCGATCACAAATGTACTTATTTTCGatggaaaaaaatcttaaacaagcttatttttacattcaaaCATGATCACGCATTCTCCATCTTCAACTAAATAACAAAACTAGCACGTGAATATCAAGTCTCTTATTGTATGACGCCTGAATAACTCCAGACTCAACAGACTGCACCAGTAAGGTAATGGTAACACTGATAACTTTTGTGTACAAATACAGCAAAGTGAAATGTGCGTGACAGTGACCAAGGAAACACAGTTCCTGGTCCGAGCAACTGAAATGACTGACTGGTTAACTTAATGTACAAGACTGAACTGTCCATTGTGGCACACATGGAGAGGCCACTCTGTATAGAGCACTGTTATTGTGTGTGCatatcattcttttatttttttacaaaaatccTCTAAATTCTAAACCTGAAGTTCAAGACAGTGTTTCTTTAGCCTTAcaattttctccttttaccaCTAAAGCACTTTAATGCCTGCAACACACTTGTGTTACATAACAGTACAATCAACTAAAGTAGAgcgttttttcttctctttaataGTGCAACCATGGTAAAGTGCCGTTGCTTAAGTGGAGCTGGTGCTGTCCATTGTTGCAAGCAGGTGCGACAGCTTGGCCCTCTGGGCCTGAGTGATGTTCTGGCTCATGTGGATGATGCAGTCCATGGCCACGTCGGGGTTAGCCTGCACCAGGCTAGACACAAGGGAAAGAAAGTATGCTCAtctttaaaacatgaaacatttgcAGATATTTTCATGCAGATATTTGTAGACATCAACTTTGTTTTGCTACTGTAAGGGTGCTGCCAGTAAAACACACTTTCAAACCTAGAGTTAAGTAAGGATTCAGCAGATTTCTTGGTAAAACCCCCAAGAATACATTTCAGACTAAGATGAGGCTCCGGCTTAAAATTTTTCCCCATAAGTATTTTTTCTACTATGAATGCACAAGATTTTATGACACTAACTTAATTCATGGCTCAGTCCAAAGTAACTCCACCATAACGTGAATAAATGCACAGTATACCTGCGAATGTGTTTCATAGCGTTTTCTCTTTTCAAGTATTTGATGTTCTCTCGGATAGCCGAACGGGTACCATCCTCGTCAGATAAATGCTTCTCAAGCCACTCGACCACTGTTTGGTTGTTATCCCAAAGATAAGCCTGGGAAAGACACAAAACTTTACCTGTTACCGGACATGTATCCACAATGTGTCAGCTGGATTTAAGCATTAGACAGTAACCTTGTTATCACACACCTTAACTGTTCCCTCAGTTTCAACAAACCAGCGTCGCAGCATGGACTGCATGTGCCCATCGCTGAGATCCTTGTTGGCTTGCAGAATCTCACATTTCACCACCTGCTCCAACAGGAGGCGACGCAGACGCCAGTAGAAGAAGGTTCGCACATTCTTCCAGTCCAAAATATCCTATTGAGAATCAAAGAGCACAGGGCAAGAAGTTATAAAGGGTTGAATCAAACCTAAATATGACTCTATTTTCAGCATCTAAAGTAATGTGCATAGTGCCACATTGTTCAGAAGGTGTACACTCACAGTGATGGCACCTTTCTCCTGCATCCTGCCTGGGGTGTCATGCAGGTCTACAAACTGCACTGCCACCTGGTGGTAGATGGGCAACAGAAATTCCTCTCTGGCTTTGAGCTTTGACTCCAGCTCTTTGCACTGTTTGTCGGATAGCTCAGGGGAAGCTTATGAAAACAGAGAAACTCTGAGTCACTAACTAATCTTGAAATGGTaaagaaaattcaaataatCTTGTGGTTCTCTGATATGAGAGAAAAGGAGCTTTTACCGAGCTGCTCAACCAGACTGGAATAAACTGAGTCTAGCCTTCTCATTGTCTTCAGCAGGTCCTTCCTCCTGAATTTGATCTCCACTGTACCCTCAGCCTCCAGCACGCCACCTCTgtatcagagaaaaaaaaaaaaaaaaagcaagccaGGAGACATAAATGACAGACCTTTAATCACAGTCATCTGTTGGTTAGGTGTGGAAAAACACTGCTTCATGTACCTGCTTTCCCTGTCAGCATAGAGTTCCATACAAAGTGGGTTGATGGTGGGGTCTATCACCACCCAGGACCCCCCTCTCAGCTCAGCCTGCGGTGGGATGTACACCAACACTGGCTGGTGGAAACCATGCAGGGCATCCACAATATAGGCCCCAAACTTGAGTACCTGGTCATACATGTCTGGGACAGAAATGGGCagaaattacattattttataaaCTCAAAAGTCCAAGGCAGTTAAGATTATAAGCATTAAAACAGTGTTCGGAAAATAATGGTAAATGATAAAGTCTCAGCCCAGAGTATGTTAACGGAAAAATATTAAAGGAGCTGAGTTTGAGGCAGCCACACCGTCATTACTACACTGATCAAAACCAAGTCAAAAACttaaaactgaaactttatATTCAGtataaaggttttatttatttcttgaaagacaaaaatatgttaCTGGACTACACGTTTTATAATCTCTTTGCCAAGTTTAGGACTCATACATACCCTTCATCCCCCCCGAGAAGCCCCTCCAGTTGGCAAACACCATGAGGGGTAAACGTTCCCGGTTAAAGTCACAAATCGCCTGAGCCGTTTTAAAAGCTGAATCTGGAAACCACACCTGACCGGCCTGCTGCAGAACCTGGCGAAACAACAAGAGCAGAGGTGATACGTTGTTCTAATTACTGTCATGGGTTATTGTGTGACTATATTTCTTATAATCCATGTGGATGGATTGACTCACTTTAGATTCTGAGTCCAGGTTGGCTGGATCTGCTGGGACAGTGAACTCAACGGTGCGTGTTTCAACCGCAATGACACCCAGGGGGATTCCTCCTAATCTGAATTTATCCAACGACACTACTTATTAATTTATTCGTGTTTAAGGTGTAATAAGCATTTAAGATACAATAAAGCGCTTTGTGCACAGCTGATTTACCGTGCTCTTCCCACGACCACAGTCTGAGCCCAGGACTCCATGACCTCCATGAAAGAGCCATAATCGAAGAATCCACTCTGCCAAGCACCTCTCACCGCTAATGAcaccagttaaaaaaatatccagttaTTACATTTAATAGTGAAACAGAGGCATTTCAGAGTTTAGATCATGTCACTTACAGGGGTGAGATCTCCCAGCTAGCATCCAGCGGGGGTCATACGGCGCTTTAGTGGGAGTAAATTCTATCTCTCTGTCTACTGGGTCTGTAATCGCTATGACAGGAACAGGGgagtgtttgttctgtttttgtgaggagagaagaagaactccaGTAAATGATCTGAAGGTTTAATTCAGTTACTGTAAGATTAGATCAAGGCTGCACCTTTGGCATGTAGGAGAGCCACTGCAGGATGTTGAAAACACCCTCAAAGTCGTCTGGCACAGTGGTGTGTGTGACTCCATTATTGTGCATGATCTGGATTCCTCCCAGCTGGTTGTTGGAGGTGTAGACCTCCCTGCCCAGAACCTGGAACAAAACATGAACTTAAATGGTGAACCTGAACTACTTTTAACTGATTAAAACAAAGGAATTGCCTTTAGTTTGCTGAATTAAACAGGTTAAATCAACCAACTGCTATCTCACCATAGTGGTGAGAAGATGGAAGCAGAAAAAATCCTAAACATCCTGGAAATACTATTTTAGGATTGAAGATTCAATCtgaagtgatgagatgtgatcGTTGTATTTTTTCaacattcagaaaacaaaaagaatgaaaaagacaaacctTGTTAAGAGCCCCTGCTCCAGTCAGGATAATGTGGGAGTTCTCCACCTGGATCACGCGCTGTCCTAAACGGACGAGATAGGCCCCGATTCCAATAGCGCGACACGTCACCTGCAAGAGCATCAAGAGGCTTAAATGTAAGAATCACGGACTTTGACACGCTGCTGCCGAGGGAGGTCAGCTCCACGTTCTCACCATACTGATGGTAATGATCTCGTCATAGGCCCGAGAAGATTCTCCAGCGATGGTGCCAGAACCTCGCAGGTTCTCAACGCCAAGACCTTCATCCTTCCCAATGATGTCAGTGATAATGTACCTGTGATGAGCACAGGGGAGAGAGAattcaattatattttaattttatatacaATCTGACCAGACAGTAAGCAtggtagaaaataaaacaaaagttaagGATGTCACATATTTCTATTAGCCGACTAATGTACCTGGACTCTCCACATTCCTCTACATGATGACAGTGAACAGAATTGGTGGAACTGATCCTGGTGTAGTCTTGTGGTGTCAAGTAAAGGTATTTGAACCCCttcaggaagaaaatgaaataacattacAAATGTTGTCATCTGCTTTTCACAAAATGGAATCATGACGGGGAACTTGTGTCAGAGGGCACCTTGTAGGGATCAGCGGGGTCGATCCAGGCCACCTGGAACATGTGTTTGACCTCTTCGGCGAGCCCGATACGAGCTCCGCTGTTGGCTGCGATGTAAATGCGGGGAATGCCCTCGGCACGAGCCAACTCTGACGCCCTGAGAAAGAGCTCATCCTCCTGAGGACCAAACGAGCCAATCATGTGAGTGATGTCGTTACAGATGACAATAATGTCTCTGCCCTTCGGGTACTCGGgagtcttcatcttcatcctgaAGGCAACCATTCCCACCTGGTGAAGATCAGTCATAGTGGGTATTAGTATCATCACACTGAGAAAGCACAGTGAGTGTAGCAGGTAATGTAAATGTCCTTAAAAGCGTCCTACGTCATTGTCTCCAGGCAGGCGGTTCAACTGCACTAGTCGACCTTCTGAGTCCAGTACTAGTTCAGTGCACATCAGCACATCTTTAGGAGATACTTCCCCTGGACCCCACTGCTTCAGTAATGCCTACAAGAAGATTTTCAGTGAGGTCAAGCTTAGAACATCTCATACAGAAATATGTGATTCACTTAGATGGCATTACCTGTCTGAACATCTCAGGGAAGTCATAGACGTACGTGGTGCCCAGCGTTTGAGCCTGGAAGCGTTTGGACTGCAGCAGGTCTTTGGTCACATATGGAGTGTTGATGAGCATGCCATGCAAGGGACCTTGCTTGTCTCCGTATGACTGAAACATGatctaaaaaggaaaagacagttTATACGACCGTGTAACCATAACAGCAACGCCTTTAGCTTCGTATTTCTTTTCCCACAGTGTTTTGTCCTCACCTGCCCAGAGTTTAGGTCAGTGACTTCTTTATACAGACTGATGTCCAAGTAATAGCCAGACTCATTCGTGAGAAACAGCCGGATAGGAATGGCGTTCCCAGTTGGTGTCAGACGAATGTTGATCTTCAGCTCAGCCTGAAGGACGCGCAGCTTCCAAAGACGACTGCCGTAGCGCATCACCATGGAGCGGACAGACTCCTCTATCTGAACACCCAGGGACGTTTAAAAGAACACGAAAATGTGAATTTGGAGTCTGAGGTCTGAGTAAATAGGACATTATGCAGTCGTTAATGTTAATCTGCACACTGACTTTAGAGGGGTCCATGATGACAGTGGGGACGAAGTTGAGGAAAATGTGATTGCAGTCTGTGCGGACACTGGTATTACTGAAGGCCACCTCCAACTCATCCATGGCTTCCAGCAGAAGACGCTCTCCTTCATTTTGGAGATACTCAAAGGAAGCTTCCTAGTTATATATAAAGATGCATGACATAAATGTAAGaatttatgtcttttatttaaacatacaaGTTTTGGTTTGGTCCTCTCACCTTTGTAATCAGATCTGAGTGGCGGATGATTGCTCTGATGAAGAAGCGGTAGTCAGTGACTTCCGCTCCCTCCTGAACACGAGCAGCGCCCAGGTAGAGGTGCATTTTGTGGTTGGCACAGGGAACGGCTGTCAGGTCAAAGTTCCTCATTCGGTTGAGCTCGAGCTGGAAGGCCAGAGCCGGCTCCAGGTTCCGGTAAATTCGATCCTCCTGGaactgaagacaaacagaaagtggGGCTCAGCGTCTACTCAGACAGCAGCACGCCAGCTCATTAAGTGAATTCAGGTTCGATTAAAACTTACTCCGTCTCTAGCTCTGAACGTGAAGAACTTGGGAaattctctctgtttttaatgaaacagcaaaagaaaaataatcagtcaGTATGACTTAAGAGTGATGGTACCTTGTAAGTACTTTCCAagagaaatgaacaaatatcAATAACTGTTGTTAGATTAAGCTTCCAAAACAAGTATCTGACTGGGATTAAGAAAATTTTATCACAAAGAGTTGAGAATAGCTATGCTTAAATAATAACTTTTCATAAATACAGTGTGAGTACCACCTAAGTTTTCACATGGAGGCCACTTATGATTATGAAACTGTACATTAACACGATTACCTTCTGTGCAATCAAAAATGTGATTCTCCTGATTCCATACTCAAACAGGATTGCTTTCTGTAAAAAACAGCAACCAtccatcattttcatttaaagagatgttgtttttattaatttatttatcacattATTAAAATGGGTAACTTTAATCTGACGGCTGACCTTTGACTGGGCGAAGGCAGTAAAGGCTGTAACCAAGGCGTCGTCGTCTTCAGTGTCGGCCGTTTTTATGGACACGTTAATGATGTGGATTGGGTTCTCCCTGGTGTTCTGTATCGGACAGAAGTGGAATTAATGGCTGCACAGACACACGAGAACACAGACTTTTTATCAAGGACACATTTCCACACCTTGAAGCTCTCGTCCTCGTAGAGACTTGAGCAGGACTCTGAAAACGGAGAGTCCTCCAAGAGTGGTTCTGCAAAACTGGACAGGACTTCATCAAAATCCCtgcaagagaaaaataaactttttactAACTGATCTACAAAATCTAAACAATAAATATGGGAAAGAGTTAAAGGTCAAGTTTAAAATGACCTTTTGAAATCATCAAAATCCTGGAAAGCCACCATGGCCCCCATGCGCTGGCATGGCGGAGAAAAGGCTCCTTCGAGGAAGAGCTCACTGCTCTGCCGCCTCATTTTAAACTGGCCTGATCCATTCACTGGCACAGGAACCCTAAACAGAGGCACAACCACATAGTGATTACATAGGCAGGCGTGActtagaaatatataaaaattaaaacaaaaacaactcaacagCATAAACGGTACAAATATTCATACAGAGAGCAAATAAAGCAGGTCTGAATGACAGCAAAGTTTGACCATCATTGCATCCAATTACACAGAGTTCACTACAGAAGTGCCATAAAGTCCAGTGAGTCTCGACTATAAAGTCTAGAAGTCAAGTCCAGACTGAGATACAGGTGCTGCTATTTCCCGCATGTTTCACTGTCTGACTACGATTGTGTGATTTGATCCTGCAGACTGATTGTAGGCAGCTTGGTTGATTAATTGTTATCATTGCCTGTTTATCAGCTGCACTCTTTTGTACAACAAGTCTTTCAAGGTCAAAAGGAGACTTGTTGACATTTATGTCTCTGTTGCATTATGGAGatgacacacatgcatgcatccCCACAGTGTTTACACACAAGCCGGATACCATCCATCATTTGTATGTAATTACTCGCCATTGTTCACTGTATGTCAGAGGAAGATGATCCGCCTTGTGTACTCACAAGTCACAAGCAAATTCTCATTAATAAGGCTATTCTTGGTCTACTTCAATTTTACGAAATAAGTATTTGTCTTCACTTCTATCTGTCCCTAAAACAATGTCGTAAATTTAATCAAGTCAAGTCTCCGCCAGGTTCATAGAtgcatttcatatattttcttttttcttatccaGGGTAACTGTTAGTATATCTGACTGAGATTTGCAAATCAAGACAAATCTACATTTTATGCTGGAGAATACAGGCTCCCCATTCTTAATCTAAGGCTTCAGGTttttaagaggaagaaactAAACTATGTACCTCTCCAAAAGCTCAGTAATGTCAAGAgaagcaacagagaaaaaaagatatgGAGCAGCTCAGCTTTAAAAGTGAATTAAGAAGGACTTGTTAGGGGAGTCCTTAAGCAATCGCATCTGAGGAGAAGGAACAAGCAAGACGGTGCATCTAGCATGCATTGCTGTGAGACATACACACAATCAGTTGGCTTGGCTTTCTGGGAGGAGCTTTACTCTACCTGTTCAGAGTACGGCTGCTCCCTCTGAAATAAGATGATCGACAGGTGAACATTAGCGGTGGGCGATCAAACTGTACGTCCACCTCTAGGCATTATGATTAGACTGAAGCAATTTACAAGACACTACGCACATTCCCATTAATGTCAAGTGGGAGTAAACATTCTGCATTCGAAGTTAGCTGTAAGCAGTTACAGTAGCAGTTTATAGGTCGCTTCCCAGtactactttattttttcatctttactGATCTACCAATGTCCTGTAGGAgaatatttaaagtgtgtgttatAGTCTGAATTTCTTCATAAACAGTCACAAAGTGAGCATTGTTTCCTCTTGATCAGCCCGCCGCTACAGAGACAAAACATTACAGCCTCCGATTCCATGCTGATCGTACACCTATTCAAACTTGGGCGTAGAGGTCGACTCGACAGTAACTCAAGAATCAGACAATATCGCGTCACCCGTCACCCGAGGCTCTGTGTGATGGGAACCCGTTACCTGTTTGGATGTGATGACGGCAGCATAAACTGGAAGTCCACAGCACAGGTTCCATCCTGCAGCTGGTGATGCTGGATGCTATTCAGCTCGTAGGCGATGTACGCCCTGCGAACATACACCTGAAGTCGAGACAGAGCAAGTGAGATTTACCATTTTAGTAGGTTTAACAAATGCATAAGAAAGCAATGCCTTGAGTTCGCAACCCACACCTCTAAGGCGGCCATGCACACGACTTGATTGACGTGATAGAAGAAGTTGGGCAACACGTCGAATATGGAGGTTTCGGAGAGGATGAGTTTCtgt includes the following:
- the acacb gene encoding acetyl-CoA carboxylase 2 isoform X5, whose protein sequence is MSGPNLVKKGREHRKMDLQRDFTVASPAELVTRFGGNRVIEKVLIANNGIAAVKCMRSIRRWSYEMFRNERTIRFVVMVTPEDLKANAEYIKMADHYVPVPGGTNNNNYANVELIVDIAKRIPVQAVWAGWGHASENPKLPELLNKAGISFLGPSSKAMWALGDKVASSIVAQSADIPTLPWSGSGLRVGWTEEDQKLGKVISVPPEVYKKGCVHDVDDGLAGAETIGYPVVIKASEGGGGKGIRKVESSEDFPGFFRQVQAEVPGSPIFVMQLAQHARHLEVQILADEYGNAISLFGRDCSIQRRHQKIIEEAPATIAASSTFEQMERYAVRLAKMVGYVSAGTVEYLFSEDGSFHFLELNPRLQVEHPCTEMIADVNLPAAQLQIAMGIPLYRIKDIRLLYGETPWGDNIINFETPDGLPCPRGHVIAARITSENPDEGFKPSSGTVQELNFRSSKNVWGYFSVGATGGLHEFADSQFGHCFSWGENREEAISNMVVAMKELSIRGDFRTTVEYLIKLLETESFRNNDIDTGWLDHLIAEKVQAERPETMLGIVCGALHVADASFRKSMSDYLHSLERGQVLPAASLLNCVNVDLIYEGVKFCLKVARQSPTTYVVMMNGSNIEIDVHRLNDGGLLLCYDGSSHTTYMKEEVDSYRITVGNKTCVFEKEKDPTVLRSPSAGKLLQYMVEDGGHIFAGETYAEIEVMKMVMTLTVHQSGCIHFVKRPGAVLESGCVMAHIDLDDPSSILKVELNTATLPPQQPLPMVGEKLHQVFHSVLENLVKVMDGYCLEEPYYSSKLKQWVATLMKTLRDPSLPLLELQEIMTSVAGRIPASVEKDIRKVMAQYASNITSVLCQFPSQRIANILDSHAATLQRKSDREVFFMNTQSIVQLVQRYRSGIRGYMKSVVLDLLKRYLQVEMQFQQAHYDKCVINLREKYKPDMSPVLDYIFSHAQVSKKNILVTMLIDQLCGRDPTLADELMAILNELTQLSKMENSKVALRARQVLIASHLPSYELRHNQVESIFLSAIDMYGHQFCPENLKKLILSETSIFDVLPNFFYHVNQVVCMAALEVYVRRAYIAYELNSIQHHQLQDGTCAVDFQFMLPSSHPNRGSSRTLNRVPVPVNGSGQFKMRRQSSELFLEGAFSPPCQRMGAMVAFQDFDDFKRDFDEVLSSFAEPLLEDSPFSESCSSLYEDESFKNTRENPIHIINVSIKTADTEDDDALVTAFTAFAQSKKAILFEYGIRRITFLIAQKREFPKFFTFRARDGFQEDRIYRNLEPALAFQLELNRMRNFDLTAVPCANHKMHLYLGAARVQEGAEVTDYRFFIRAIIRHSDLITKEASFEYLQNEGERLLLEAMDELEVAFSNTSVRTDCNHIFLNFVPTVIMDPSKIEESVRSMVMRYGSRLWKLRVLQAELKINIRLTPTGNAIPIRLFLTNESGYYLDISLYKEVTDLNSGQIMFQSYGDKQGPLHGMLINTPYVTKDLLQSKRFQAQTLGTTYVYDFPEMFRQALLKQWGPGEVSPKDVLMCTELVLDSEGRLVQLNRLPGDNDVGMVAFRMKMKTPEYPKGRDIIVICNDITHMIGSFGPQEDELFLRASELARAEGIPRIYIAANSGARIGLAEEVKHMFQVAWIDPADPYKGFKYLYLTPQDYTRISSTNSVHCHHVEECGESRYIITDIIGKDEGLGVENLRGSGTIAGESSRAYDEIITISMVTCRAIGIGAYLVRLGQRVIQVENSHIILTGAGALNKVLGREVYTSNNQLGGIQIMHNNGVTHTTVPDDFEGVFNILQWLSYMPKNKHSPVPVIAITDPVDREIEFTPTKAPYDPRWMLAGRSHPSVRGAWQSGFFDYGSFMEVMESWAQTVVVGRARLGGIPLGVIAVETRTVEFTVPADPANLDSESKVLQQAGQVWFPDSAFKTAQAICDFNRERLPLMVFANWRGFSGGMKDMYDQVLKFGAYIVDALHGFHQPVLVYIPPQAELRGGSWVVIDPTINPLCMELYADRESRGGVLEAEGTVEIKFRRKDLLKTMRRLDSVYSSLVEQLASPELSDKQCKELESKLKAREEFLLPIYHQVAVQFVDLHDTPGRMQEKGAITDILDWKNVRTFFYWRLRRLLLEQVVKCEILQANKDLSDGHMQSMLRRWFVETEGTVKAYLWDNNQTVVEWLEKHLSDEDGTRSAIRENIKYLKRENAMKHIRSLVQANPDVAMDCIIHMSQNITQAQRAKLSHLLATMDSTSST